A region from the Ciconia boyciana chromosome 1, ASM3463844v1, whole genome shotgun sequence genome encodes:
- the GPR143 gene encoding G-protein coupled receptor 143 produces MASPRLETYCCPNRDAATQLVMSFQPQVFCGVCIGSASVSLLLTILQLLPKKGQSPRKMPKASSSSTILLLISICDILGGLGMIFRSSVWLGFPGFIANISVVNGTDVWPSAFCVGSAMWIQLLYSAGFWWLFCYAVDSYLVVRRSAGLSTIVLYHMMTWGLAVMLCVEGIALLYYPSLSSCENGLEHAIPHYVTTYAPLLLVLVVNPILFRRTVSAVASLLKGRQGIYTENERRLGTEIQIRFFKIMLVFVICWSSNIVNESLLFYLEMQPDINEMLLKNVRSAALITWIIMGVLNPMQGFLFTLAFYGWTGWRVDLKWRKREIPWESMSSSTVGENAFPSPVNYQSNIHDSKKVSTTDSQQTDEAISMLSEGNISGDDRLTRSSPIYQGW; encoded by the exons ATGGCTTCTCCCAGGTTAGAAACCTACTGCTGCCCGAACCGGGATGCAGCTACACAGCTAGTGATGAGCTTCCAGCCCCAAGTCTTCTGCGGAGTTTGCATTGGCAGCGCCTCCGTCAGTCTGCTGCTGACcatcctgcagctcctgccgAAGAAGGGACAGAGCCCGCGGAAGATGCCCAaagcctcctcctcttccaccatCCTTCTCCTTATCTCCATTTGTGACATCCTTGGTGGCTTAG gtaTGATCTTCAGGTCAAGTGTATGGCTAGGCTTCCCAGGCTTCATAGCTAACATTTCTGTGGTGAACGGGACCGACGTGTGGCCTTCTGCTTTCTGCGTGGGGAGCGCG atgTGGATCCAGCTATTATATAGCGCTGGCTTCTGGTGGTTATTTTGCTATGCCGTTGATTCTTACTTGGTGGTAAGAAGATCAGCTGGACTGAG TACGATTGTGCTGTACCATATGATGACGTGGGGCCTCGCAGTGATGCTCTGTGTGGAGGGAATTGCACTGCTTTACTACCCTTCTCTCTCCAG CTGTGAAAATGGCTTGGAGCATGCAATCCCACATTACGTAACAACCTATGCCCCACTCCTGCTAGTGCTGGTGGTCAACCCAATCCTGTTTAGGAGGACAGTATCAGCAG TTGCCTCCTTACTCAAAGGGAGACAAGGGATTTATACAGAGAATGAAAGACGTCTGGGGACAGAGATCCAGATCCGCTTCTTCAAAATTATGCTGGTATTTGTTATTTG CTGGTCATCCAATATCGTCAACGAGAGCCTTTTGTTCTACCTTGAAATGCAGCCAGATATCAATGAAATGCTCCTGAAAAACGTCAGAAGTGCTGCACTGATCACATGGATTATAATG GGGGTTCTTAATCCGATGCAAGGCTTCCTCTTCACATTAGCTTTCTATGGCTGGACGGGATGGAGAGTGGACCTGAAATGGCGAAAGAGAGAAATACCCTGGGAATCGATGTCCTCATCAACTGTGGGTGAAAATGCATTTCCCTCACCAGTGAACTACCAAAGCAACATCCATGATTCAAAGAAGGTGTCGACAACTGACAGCCAGCAGACCGATGAGGCTATAAGCATGTTGTCTGAAGGTAACATTAGTGGTGATGACAGGTTAACCAGGAGCTCTCCTATCTACCAGGGCTGGTAG